A region of Thermorudis peleae DNA encodes the following proteins:
- a CDS encoding DUF554 domain-containing protein has protein sequence MAELWLRTSGTWINAATVLIGTVVGLLLRGRLPERIQQIMVQGVGLMTLFIGISMAASLGKAKAGRIDGVVLGLLALVIGGVLGEWWRIEDGLEAVGERLKRAVRGGGRFTEGFLAASLLFCVGPLTLIGALNNGLSGDATLLVIKATLDGLSSIALSSVFGVGVGFAILVILVYQGGVSLAAGLLASVIPDPANDVRIALITGVGGVMILGIGINLLELRRIRVASFLPGLFLAPLLSVLASRLG, from the coding sequence GTGGCGGAGTTGTGGTTGCGGACGAGCGGGACGTGGATCAATGCGGCGACGGTGCTGATCGGCACCGTCGTTGGTTTGTTGCTTCGTGGCCGGCTGCCAGAACGCATCCAGCAAATTATGGTGCAGGGTGTCGGGCTGATGACGCTCTTCATCGGTATCTCGATGGCAGCCAGCCTGGGCAAGGCCAAAGCTGGGCGGATCGACGGAGTTGTCCTAGGGTTGCTCGCCCTGGTCATTGGCGGTGTACTTGGAGAGTGGTGGCGGATTGAGGATGGATTAGAGGCGGTGGGAGAACGCCTCAAGCGAGCTGTTCGGGGTGGCGGTCGGTTCACTGAAGGCTTCCTGGCGGCCAGTCTACTCTTCTGCGTTGGCCCTCTGACGCTGATTGGCGCGCTCAACAACGGGCTAAGCGGTGATGCCACGCTGCTGGTGATCAAGGCTACGTTAGATGGGCTCTCCTCGATTGCACTCTCGAGCGTCTTTGGAGTGGGGGTTGGCTTTGCAATCCTGGTTATCCTGGTCTACCAGGGGGGCGTCTCGCTGGCAGCGGGGTTGCTCGCGAGCGTTATCCCGGACCCAGCCAATGATGTCCGCATCGCCCTGATCACTGGCGTCGGAGGAGTGATGATTCTTGGTATCGGCATTAACCTCTTGGAGCTTCGACGGATACGTGTTGCCTCGTTCCTCCCCGGTTTGTTCTTAGCCCCCTTGCTCTCTGTACTCGCCAGTCGCCTCGGCTAA